The Henckelia pumila isolate YLH828 chromosome 2, ASM3356847v2, whole genome shotgun sequence genome includes a window with the following:
- the LOC140877731 gene encoding uncharacterized protein: protein MLKPKLPYPKRFKKKALDEQFAKFLEIFKKLYINIPFVDVFQQMQNHAKFLKEVMSSKRKLEEFEMVNLTEESLGLREVRPTTIALQLADRSLTDPCGIIKDVLVKIDKFILPMDFMVLDMEEDGNIPLILRRPYLATAEAKIDVKKRELTMGVEGEKVIYTVFKEAINTSTEKVIMIERAK, encoded by the exons ATGCTGAAGCCGAAGCTTCCTTACCCAAAAagattcaagaagaaagcgttgGATGAACAGTTTGCCAAGTTtcttgaaatcttcaagaaactttATATCAATATTCCATTCGTCGATGTTTTTCAGCAAATGCAAAACCATGCTAAATTTTTGAAGGAGGTGATGTCTAGTAAGCGGAAGTTGGAAGAATTTGAGATGGTGAAtttgactgaaga GAGCTTGGGACTTAGGGAGGTGAGGCCCACGACAATCGCATTGCAGCTAGCAGATAGATCGCTCACAGATCCGTGTGGAATTATCAaggatgttctggtaaaaatCGACAAATTTATTTTGCCTATGGATTTTAtggtgctagatatggaggaaGATGGAAATATACCATTGATCTTGAGGAGACCATATTTGGCTACTGCTGAAGCCAAGATCGATGTCAAGAAAAGAGAGTTGACGATGGGCGTTGAAGGTGAGAAAGTAATTTATACTGTATTCAAGGAGGCTATAAATACATCCACGGAGAAGGTGATCatgatcgagcgagcaaagtaG